The window CAGTATCCTTAAAAAAAATGGCATTGCATTCAGGTAATAACTTGCCCATTCTGGTAGTTTACTTGATCTGTTTCGCTTAAGTGTAGAGTGTGAAGTTTCAGGACAAAGCTTGAAAATTCTTATATACTGAAATCGATTTGGTTTTCGGTTTTACCGGAAACCAAATCCTGGTGAAGGTATCCCCGGACAAAAAGCGCCGAGGACTTTACTCGCTTAATTTTATCTCGGATTTTATCCGAAATCCAGTATGAGATGAGTATACTAAAAAGTTGTTGGAGCCTCGAAGAGCAATGAGAATTGATATTTTGACTCTGTTTCCTGGTATGTTTCATGCTGTTTTTGGTGAAAGCATTTTAAAAATTGCACAAGATAAGAAGCTCGTAAGGCTTTTTCTGCATAACATAAGAGATTATTCGCGTGATAAGCATAAGTGTGTAGATGATAAACCATACGGCGGAGGTGGAGGTATGGTAATAAAGCCGGAACCATTGTTCCATGCTGTAGAAACAGTAGAAAAACAAGCTGCTCAGGCTGCAAAGAAAATCTTATTGACACCTCAGGGGAAAACGTTTGACCAGCAGATTGCGATTGATCTGGCACAAGAAAGCCGATTAATGTTCATTTGCGGTCACTATGAAGGGTTTGATGAGAGGATCAGGTTGGGAATTGAACTCATGGAGATTTCAATTGGTGATTATGTATTGACCGGTGGAGAAATCCCTGCGATGGTCGTGACGGATGCAGTTGTGAGATTAATTCCGGGTGTCCTGGGTGGAAAAAGATCATTGCAATATGAGTCATTTATGAATAAAATGCTGGATTATCCTCAGTATACAAGGCCCGAAGTATTCAGGGGAATGAAAGTGCCTGAAATACTTAGATCAGGTAACCACAAGTCGATTGAAGAGTGGAGAAAAGATGAATCAGCAAAAAAAACAGAGGAACGAAGGCCTGATTTATTGGCAAAATAAGGTATCGCATCAGAAAAATTTTATATATTTAGGAGTTGCTTTATGAACATGATAGACGTATTAGAGAAGGAGAACATGAAGAAAGATGTTCCACAGTTTCGGGTTGGAGATCAGGTTGACGTTCATGTTAAGATTGTAGAGGGCGATAAAGAGCGAATACAGATTTTTAATGGCATAGTTATTGCGAGAAAAGGTGGCGGCAACAGGGAGACATTTACGGTAAGACGAATAGTCCAGGGAGAAGGTGTAGAGAGGGTTTTTCCCATACATTCACCGCATGTAGTAGATGTGGTCGTGAAAAAGTCTTATAAGGTGAGACGTGCGAAACTGTATTATCTGAGAGAAATAAGCGGTAAGGCAGCTAGGCTTAAGGAACTTCCCAGAAAAAAGAAAAATTAGGAAGAATACGGCTAAACAGATATACTAAAACCGATTTGGTTTTCGGCTTTACCGGAAACCAAATCTTGGTTGCAGTTATACTCGCTCAATTTTGTTTCGGATTTTATCCGAAATCCAGTATGAGGTGAGTATAAATATTTTTCTTTTGCATATCCATTGTAAAAGGATTTCCTGGATTTCAGGGTATGGGTCTCCGTGAAATTATGATTTTCGATTGAGAAAAACAGAGACCTGGTAATACTCTGGTGGGGTTTTTCCCGGATAAAAAACACCGGGGATCTTGTGATTGAGAAAAAGGTAAAGACGATGTTAATTCAGGTTTCTGAAAACCGAAAATCAATCTGCAGGGAGTATATTGAGATGTTTTGGCAGGAAAGTATGCTTGGTGATAAGATCGGGCCAAAGGAGCTTTGGATTAAGGGAGAAGGTGTAGCCAGGAAATTTCTAAAGAAACGAGGCTACAAGATACTAAAAAGAAACTATGTAAGCAAGACGGGCGAGATCGATATTGTAGCATATAATAAGGGGATTATTGCATTTGTAGAAGTGAAGGCCCGCCTGTCGGAAAGGTATGGCTCACCTGTACTTGCTATAACAAAGGGAAAGAAAAGGAAAATTGTTAAGACTGCCTTGTGCTACCTGCTCGAAAACAAGATCGAAAATATCGATTACCGTTTTGATGTAGTTTCAATTTTATTTACAAAAGAAGCGTATAAGCCGATAATTGAGTTTTTTGAGGGCGCATTTACGTCTGATGGTCTTTTTGATCATGTTTAAGAGTGGTTCGTGCAAACTGTTGTATGTATCTCTTTTTTCTTGTATTGAGTAATAAAACGTAGAGCCTTATGAATAAGAAAAACAAATGGATACTGATCAGTGTAGGTTTTGTTGTGCTGGTAATTCTGCTTTATGTAGCAAAGTTTTTAGAAAAACCATAAGATCCAATTGCAGTGTTTCTGATTAATCGGGAGATTGGGTAGAGAAATAGCAGGTATACCAACAGAGGTTTATCTATAAATCCGACCAGGAGCCTGATTATGTATTTTCTATCTAAAATCTGATGATGCAGTAACCATTATCCCCAACGCAAATTCTTCGAAAGAGTGTACCTGTTCGTTCTTCTGAAAAGGCTATTCAGGTTTTACTCGGTTTTCATTTTCAACCACCACCCTCAGGTAGTACCGCTTGATGGCTCTCTCAGAGGAAAATACGGTCGTTTGAGAAAGAACGTATGCAGCCTTTATGACCTGCAGAAGCTTCTTTGCAATGAAATTATCGTTATCTTGTTTTCTTTGACACAACGAAGATGTGGTAAACCATCCTACCAGGTGCTGATTTCCCCGCCCGGACGAATCCGTTCGGAAGGGAGTGAAAAAAAGCAGGAAATTACCGGTTTATAGTCTAATCCTTTACTTTCTACAAAAAATGAGGTCAGTTGATAGTTTTAATTTCACTTTGTATCTGTGATCAAAACACCTTTATTACTTGCCGGTAATCTGAAACGTTGGCTAAGTCTGAAAATATACTCATCTCATCAACTGAAGTATGAACAGAAGAAATTATGGAAAGAGACATGTTGTATCATGCTATGCCCACTCTCTCTTGCAAAAACCGGAGACACTTATCCTGGAAAAGTATCAGGAGTACATTCTGGGTAAATGTGTACTTGACCTTGGATGTGGCGCTGGTAGAACAGCACCACACCTGTATAATTTGAGTAAAAATTATACAGGCATTGATTATTCATTTGAAATGATAGAAGTATGCAGAGAGCGGTTCAAAGAGTTGTGCTTTGTTCATGGAGATGTGAGAAACCTGAACATGATAGAGGACGGGAGTAGCGATTTTGTACTGTTTGCTTACAATGGTCTCGATTCTGTTTCCCACGAGGGAAGGCTGATAGGTCTAAGAGAGATATACAGAGTACTAAGAAAAAATGGATTGTTTGTATTTTCTTCTCATAACAGAAATCACCGGGATGCGATCTCACGTCCGAGTATTACTTTTACATTACATATATATCCGATGATTAATAATATCATACAGTTTGCACTATCTACTTATAATCACACCCGAAACAAGAAAAAGGAGCAATGTAATGAAGAATATTCCATCCTCAATGATCGGGCGCACAATTACTCTATGTTGACCTATTATATTGACAGAAAGAATCAGATTTCTCAACTGGCGAAAATTGGATTCGATGTGATCGAGATGTTTGATACTTCCGCAAATGTCTTGGAACATGACAGTGATGATGGTGATAGTGCCTGGATTTATTATGTAGCGAGGAAACGGGGATAGCAGAAACTTTCAGACAAAGCTTGACAATAAAAAGCGATAGAGGGTATTTTTTTCTGTATTTTATTTCTGTAATAGACCATATTTATCAAGACCCGCATTTTGATGGAGCCAAGTTATACTTACATTATGAGGACCTGAATGATGCCGGGCAATTGACGAATTTGGTATATAACACTCGACCGGAAGAGATGTATCATTTAGCTGCACAGTCCCCTGTAAGGGGATGTCTATACTACTTCAACAGTGAGTACCTGCTGGCTCAAACAAGCGGAGATAAAAGATGGATTTCTGGAGAGATAAAAGTGTCCTGGTGACAGGTGGCGGTGGTTTCCTGGGATCTTTTGTTACACAGAAGTTAAGAGAGAGGGGCTGCAGAAGAATATTTGTACCGAGTAGCAGGGTCTATAATTTAGTAGAAATGGAGTCTGTTAAAAGGGTTTATGAAGATGCTGAGCCTCATATCGTAATTCATTTGGCAGCATTGGTTGGAGGTATCGGAGCAAACAGCCGTAATCCCGGGAGTTTCTTTTACGATAACCTTATGATGGGTGTTCAGTTGATGGAGATAGGAAGAGTATCAGGAATAGAAAAATTTGTTGCTCTCGGTACCATTTGCTCTTATCCGAAACACACGCCAGTGCCATTTAAAGAAGATGATCTGTGGATCGGTTATCCTGAAGAAACCAATGCCCCGTATGGCATTGCAAAAAAAATGCTTTTAGTGCAGTCTCAGGCCTATCGACAGCAATACGGATTTAATGCAATCACCCTTTTTCCCGTAAATCTCTATGGTCCGGGAGACAATTTTGATCTGACGTCATCTCATGTTATTCCTGCCTTGATTAATAAATGTGTCAATGCGGTTAAAAGGAACGATTCAGAAATTACTGTATGGGGGACAGGCAATGCGACACGTGAATTTCTCTATGCAGAAGATGCTGCAGAAGGAATCCTTCTTGCTGCGGAAAGATACAATAAACAAGACCCTGTTAATCTTGGGACAGGGATTGAGATTTCCATAAAACAGTTGACAGATCTCATTGCTGAAAAAACAGGGTTCACTGGTCAGATCATATGGGATAGCTCTAAACTTGAAGGTCAAATGAGAAGAATGGTAGATACCACAAGAGCAGAAAAAGAATTCGGATTTAAAGCAAAAACGCAGTTTGGTGGTGGATTACAGAAAACGATAGAGTGGTATAGCAGCAATGTGTCTCTAAAACGTGCACACGGAAATATTGGAAACTGAAATGTATGAAATTAAGAGGCCACTGCAGAGATATAATGGAGAACATCTCACAATATTAATCCAAAACATCTTCTAGATGCTGAATTACCTGTGATCTCTACCGGCACGATTTCATAAGATAAAATCGATAACCCGATTCTTTGCTTCCTCGTGAACTTTTTTGGTTGTATTTTTGAATATTTCTAATACGATGAATACATACTAGATCTGGGAATGGTTGTTATGGGAGAAAGGAACCTTAAAACAGAACATTAGTGGGTGTGCGAAAATTATTCATCTAATGCGTTACGGTGAAAAGCCCATACGTATCAAGGATAGTATCAGATTATGGCGTAAGTATGCGCTTTTATCTGGACAGTTTTCATTCAACCACTACTTAACGCTAATCAAGATTTTGGGAGGGAAAATGAGACTCACGACAATTGTCCTTGCACTGCTGCTTGTTTTTTCAGGAAGCAATACCTGTTTCGCTATTGGGAAAATTGTAGACTATTTTCTTGACAACGAAAATGCCTGGGACGTGACAAAAAATATTATTCAGGAGACCCCTGAGAAAATTGTCGTTACCGGAGGAACACAAGGTTTGGGGTTTGACCTTGAAGAATTAACGGGCGGTGATGAGGTCTCTTTGGTCTTTTTAAAGCCCGGAAAGTCAGTTACTCTCAACTCTGAGGGGTTTTGGAACGCTGAGGACAAACTTCTGCCTGGTGAGAACAGGGTGGTGTCCGTTATTACCCGAAATTACGGGGACCGTACAAAGTTCCACTATAAATTTAAATTACAGAGGAACAAAAGTGACGGAGGTACGATGCTGTATAATAATACAAAACCCATCCTGGAGAGTAAATATGATGGGAGTGGTCCGGTCACGGACTTTGCAGATTTATCAGGAATCAGGATGTGTGTAATCGAGATCAGGTAGTTGCTTTTTTGTTTTGTAAACCATCCATGTTAAGAATAGAACGAAGTGAATTAAAGTAATATTTTGATAATTTTCTTGAAAGGAGTCCAGGTATGACAAGAATTGGATCTGTTATAATTTCTCTCGTGGTTGTTTTTGTATTCATAAATTCTTATGTAGACACCTGTACATATGCTGACAGTTGCTGTGATACGAGACAAGCCTCTGATACCTCTGCTGAAAGCTGCATGGTTTGCGGAAAAGCGGTTGATAGTAAAGGGGGAAGAGTTGAAGTAGAAGTGGAAGGTAAGAACGTACCGCTTTGTTGTAAGGGATGTGCAAATGCTTATAAAGAAAACCCTGACAAATACTCTCAGCACGAAAAAAAACAGGAATCTTATAGAGATACATACCAGAAAGAAGTACCTCAGAAACGACAAAGAGGAGAAGGGTATTATTAAAGGACGGTAACGTTCAACAGTTTTTTATCCAGAGGCATCCTTGCATGATTTCATCGCAAGAATGCCTCTTTTCATATGAAGAGATACACATTTCCGATCATAGTAATTTTTTAATTATTGTTTCTCTGGCAGCTTTATCAAAATTGTGCCAGCTATCTAAACCAAGAGAAGTTACTGCTGATTCTGACGCTCTACCGTTGGATTCGAGGCGAAAAAGATCTTGAAAAAACGACCTCGACCAAGCTGTTTTATATTGAAGACACTACCAGAACTAATCCTTTACTGACTGAAAGTAAATTAAGTGTTGAAATATTACGAAAGTACGCTCAAGCATTTGTAAGGGGCCAGAGCTATATGGAAAGGACCAGAAAGTCATTTATATGTGGACTTTGATTATGTAGTATAGTAATATAAACGATTTATGAATTCCCTCAATTTGGTCTTCATCTGGCAGTGGATAAGATCAGCAAATTGCACAGAACGACTCCGTCTGGTTCCCGGATAGATGCCGTTCTTTATGATTAAGATGTAATTCAAATCGTTAAGCTGTTCAACATTAGTACAGATGAGTTTTTTACGACACTATACGGAGATTAAGATGCTGAAAACAATCCTAGTACCGATTGACGGATCAGATACCAGTCTGGTGGCTGTTGATTATGCAATAGAATTATCGAAGATATTCAATGCTGAGTTGATTGGCGTCTCAATTATTGATGTAAAAAGATTGGCAGGACCATTTATGAGGGATCTGGGAACAAGCATTGGTGGCATGGTACCATATGCTGATTTCCAGCAGAAAATCCGAAAGATATTGGAAGATATCGCTACAGCTGCTCTAGACGAGTTCGAAGGCAAATGTAAATCTGCAAATGTATCATTCATTCGTGAAATAAGTGAAGGCATAGTCAGTAAGGAAATCGTGAAAGCTGCTGAAAGATGCGACATGATTTCAATGGGGATGGCCGGTGAACATGCCTTGTGGCGTGATGCGCTTTTGGGCTCAAATCTTGAATCTGTTGCCAGGCAGACACATAAACCGATAATGGTTTCTCCCGAAAAATTTAAGAAAATTTCAAAAATGCTTGTAGCTTATGACGGGAGCCTTTTTTCAAGCCAGGCCCTGACAACCGGTGCTGCGATTGCCGAGAAAGCAGGCATTCCTCTAACCATTATCCATGTTTCTGATGATAAAGAGAAAAGTGAAAAAGTCCTTTCGCAGGCAGTAGAATCTCTCAAAGACTATGATGTTACCTATGATACCTTAATTGAAGGCGGGGAACCCGCAAATGCCATTGTTGATACATGTAAGAAAGGCAACTTCAATCTCATGGTTATGGGAGCTTATGGTCACTCCCGGCTAAGAGAGCTTGTCCTTGGCAGTACTACAGTACAGATAATGAGAAAGGTAAAATGTCCATTGTTGCTTTGCCGGTGATGAGAGTTTTTGTTCTCGGGATTTCTTAAACTGCATTTTGTACACCCTTTTAATTTTAGATATATTCATCTCATACTGGATTTCGGATAAAATCCGAGATAAAATTGAGCGAGTAAATTCCTAGGCGCTTTTTGTCCGGGGATACCTTCACCAGGATTTGGTTTCCGGTAAAACCGAAAACCAAATCGGTTTTAGTATATACACTTGAATCTGTTTTCTCTTAAAGGAGAAGTACTATGATTAAACTGAAGAAGATCTTGTGTCCCATAGATCATTCTGACTGTTCAAAAGAGGCATTAAAGTATGCTGTATCGTTTGCGTTGAGAGAGGAAGCATTGCTTTACTTATTACACGTAATTGATATTCGTACTTTTGATGAAAACCTGGACACTATAACAAAACAGATGCCTGATGATAAATCGATTCGTCAATTGCGTGAAAAACTTCTGGAGTGTGTACCGGAGGAAATTCGAAGTGATATGAAAATAGAAGCCATTGTGGTGCAGGGAATACCTTTTGTGGAAATTATCAGTGCGGCAAAACAACATAACGTAGATATGCTGGTACTAGGCACACATGGGAGAACAGGGCTTGCACACATTATGCTTGGTAGTGTATCTGAAAAAGTTGTGAGAAAAGCCCCTTGTCCGGTACTGACCGTAAGACAACCAAACCATAAGTTTGTCATGCCGTAAACAGCTTCCTTTTTCTTGTTTTAGCCTAAGACGGACTTCTATGGTAGCGTTTCAAAAAATCTTATGTCCGGTTGATTTTTCTGAATGTTCACGTGAAGCGTTGAAGTATGCCTTGCATCTTACAGAAATTGCACATTCCCAGTTAATCAT is drawn from Candidatus Scalindua sp. and contains these coding sequences:
- the trmD gene encoding tRNA (guanosine(37)-N1)-methyltransferase TrmD produces the protein MRIDILTLFPGMFHAVFGESILKIAQDKKLVRLFLHNIRDYSRDKHKCVDDKPYGGGGGMVIKPEPLFHAVETVEKQAAQAAKKILLTPQGKTFDQQIAIDLAQESRLMFICGHYEGFDERIRLGIELMEISIGDYVLTGGEIPAMVVTDAVVRLIPGVLGGKRSLQYESFMNKMLDYPQYTRPEVFRGMKVPEILRSGNHKSIEEWRKDESAKKTEERRPDLLAK
- the rplS gene encoding 50S ribosomal protein L19, producing the protein MNMIDVLEKENMKKDVPQFRVGDQVDVHVKIVEGDKERIQIFNGIVIARKGGGNRETFTVRRIVQGEGVERVFPIHSPHVVDVVVKKSYKVRRAKLYYLREISGKAARLKELPRKKKN
- a CDS encoding YraN family protein → MIEKKVKTMLIQVSENRKSICREYIEMFWQESMLGDKIGPKELWIKGEGVARKFLKKRGYKILKRNYVSKTGEIDIVAYNKGIIAFVEVKARLSERYGSPVLAITKGKKRKIVKTALCYLLENKIENIDYRFDVVSILFTKEAYKPIIEFFEGAFTSDGLFDHV
- a CDS encoding class I SAM-dependent methyltransferase, whose product is MNRRNYGKRHVVSCYAHSLLQKPETLILEKYQEYILGKCVLDLGCGAGRTAPHLYNLSKNYTGIDYSFEMIEVCRERFKELCFVHGDVRNLNMIEDGSSDFVLFAYNGLDSVSHEGRLIGLREIYRVLRKNGLFVFSSHNRNHRDAISRPSITFTLHIYPMINNIIQFALSTYNHTRNKKKEQCNEEYSILNDRAHNYSMLTYYIDRKNQISQLAKIGFDVIEMFDTSANVLEHDSDDGDSAWIYYVARKRG
- a CDS encoding GDP-mannose 4,6-dehydratase produces the protein MTIKSDRGYFFLYFISVIDHIYQDPHFDGAKLYLHYEDLNDAGQLTNLVYNTRPEEMYHLAAQSPVRGCLYYFNSEYLLAQTSGDKRWISGEIKVSW
- a CDS encoding GDP-L-fucose synthase, whose amino-acid sequence is MDFWRDKSVLVTGGGGFLGSFVTQKLRERGCRRIFVPSSRVYNLVEMESVKRVYEDAEPHIVIHLAALVGGIGANSRNPGSFFYDNLMMGVQLMEIGRVSGIEKFVALGTICSYPKHTPVPFKEDDLWIGYPEETNAPYGIAKKMLLVQSQAYRQQYGFNAITLFPVNLYGPGDNFDLTSSHVIPALINKCVNAVKRNDSEITVWGTGNATREFLYAEDAAEGILLAAERYNKQDPVNLGTGIEISIKQLTDLIAEKTGFTGQIIWDSSKLEGQMRRMVDTTRAEKEFGFKAKTQFGGGLQKTIEWYSSNVSLKRAHGNIGN
- a CDS encoding universal stress protein — its product is MLKTILVPIDGSDTSLVAVDYAIELSKIFNAELIGVSIIDVKRLAGPFMRDLGTSIGGMVPYADFQQKIRKILEDIATAALDEFEGKCKSANVSFIREISEGIVSKEIVKAAERCDMISMGMAGEHALWRDALLGSNLESVARQTHKPIMVSPEKFKKISKMLVAYDGSLFSSQALTTGAAIAEKAGIPLTIIHVSDDKEKSEKVLSQAVESLKDYDVTYDTLIEGGEPANAIVDTCKKGNFNLMVMGAYGHSRLRELVLGSTTVQIMRKVKCPLLLCR
- a CDS encoding universal stress protein, giving the protein MIKLKKILCPIDHSDCSKEALKYAVSFALREEALLYLLHVIDIRTFDENLDTITKQMPDDKSIRQLREKLLECVPEEIRSDMKIEAIVVQGIPFVEIISAAKQHNVDMLVLGTHGRTGLAHIMLGSVSEKVVRKAPCPVLTVRQPNHKFVMP